A region of the Bacilli bacterium PM5-9 genome:
TCTTGTTGCCTAATCAATTTTTGTTCATCACTAAGATTATCTATTTCTTTAAAAGAACCGGAATTAGAAAATTGATTAACCCATTTGTAAAAAGAAGAAGCATTTAAATCATATTCTTTAATAATTTCACCCGCGGATTTACCTGAGTTATAAAGGTTAACTACTTGTAATTTAAATTCTTTTGTAAAAGTTCTTTTTGGACGACGATTCATGATTATTACCTCATTTCATTTTTTATATTATTATTGTAACAACTCCTTATCTTTTTTGTCCACTTTATTGTAGCCTATCCA
Encoded here:
- a CDS encoding transposase (product_source=KO:K07483; cath_funfam=1.10.10.60; cog=COG2963; ko=KO:K07483; pfam=PF01527; superfamily=46689), which encodes MNRRPKRTFTKEFKLQVVNLYNSGKSAGEIIKEYDLNASSFYKWVNQFSNSGSFKEIDNLSDEQKLIRQQEKELKQLRMENDILKQAALIMGQKSKL